Proteins encoded within one genomic window of Eurosta solidaginis isolate ZX-2024a chromosome 1, ASM4086904v1, whole genome shotgun sequence:
- the LOC137251999 gene encoding uncharacterized protein: MNSDADITDIGRLTILPSTYIGSPRHMNEYSQDAMTYVRNYGRPDLFVTFTCNRKWPDITNLLLPGQSPSGRHDVTARVFKQKLRCLMDFITKQRVYVTVRCWMYSVEWQKRGLPHAHILLWTVEKITPDQIDDIISPEIPDVDIDPELHEVVMSNMVHGPCGQHDPSSVCMSDNKCKKRYPRAFISETQTGNDGYPLYRRRSPADNGRTSITQLKGKNFLVDNTWIVPYSPILSKAFKTHINVEYCSSIKSFKYVCKYVTKGSDMAVIGVERDEISKFQMGRYVNINEAIWRIFSFAVHERHPTVVHLAVWRMANEFISTQRT, translated from the coding sequence ATGAATAGTGATGCGGATATTACAGATATTGGTCGACTCACTATTTTGCCATCGACATACATTGGCAGTCCTAGACACATGAATGAGTACTCCCAGGACGCGATGACTTACGTGCGCAATTATGGACGACCGGATTTGTTTGTAACATTTACTTGCAATCGAAAATGGCCAGACATTACGAATCTGTTGCTTCCCGGCCAATCACCAAGCGGTCGCCACGACGTCACAGCACGAGTGTTTAAACAAAAACTCAGATGTTTGATGGACTTCATTACGAAACAACGTGTATATGTTACTGTTCGATGCTGGATGTACTCAGTGGAGTGGCAGAAGAGAGGTTTACCACACGCACACATTCTGCTTTGGACGGTGGAGAAAATTACACCTGACCAAATTGATGACATAATTTCCCCTGAAATTCCTGATGTTGATATAGATCCAGAGTTGCACGAAGTGGTGATGTCCAATATGGTTCATGGACCATGCGGACAACACGATCCATCTTCGGTTTGTATGTCGGACAATAAATGCAAAAAACGCTATCCACGTGCTTTTATTTCGGAAACTCAAACTGGAAACGATGGATACCCTCTCTATCGGCGTCGCTCACCCGCTGACAATGGCAGAACATCCATCACTCAATTGAAAGGAAAGAATTTCTTGGTTGATAACACATGGATCGTTCCATATTCGCCTATTTTGTCTAAGGCATTCAAAACACATATAAATGTTGAGTATTGCAGTTCAATAAAGTCATTTAAGTATGTTTGCAAATACGTCACCAAAGGAAGCGATATGGCGGTTATTGGCGTGGAACGAGATGAAATTAGCAAATTCCAAATGGGCAGATATGTCAATATCAATGAAGCAATctggagaatattttcatttgcaGTACATGAACGCCATCCGACTGTTGTGCATCTGGCAGTTTGGAGAATGGCCAACGAGTTTATTTCAACGCAGAGAACATAG